Proteins from one Plasmodium yoelii strain 17X genome assembly, chromosome: 2 genomic window:
- a CDS encoding PIR protein: MPVYLCDGINLMDRGILFDQDSQNYTLDGSHTNMHCPDNKCDDDNKKLSSAFIAFITFFNGTGIDETLDSDKIAEYAILWLGHKLNQKKENETTTLNDFYTKHVETNSHYNQKMITNSSNKIKKNDIEKKIKSMNIGIKDMSNFYEVFKLLCKMDGELDPKKKPQCNKCLESAREFFEKCEKVKNAFDINKGSSYLQLLSILSNDYKKFKEKYKQAVCSNVEFLETCSRSSVTESPVTKCPVAECQVTECPVTECPVTETPLTKNTLITIAIIFVAASILLGVSYKYSLFGFRKRSQKQHLREKLKK; encoded by the exons TACGTTAGACGGAAGTCATACCAATATGCATTGTCCTGATAATAAGTGTGATGATGATAACAAAAAACTTAGTTCTGCTTTTATAGCATTTATAACTTTCTTTAATGGTACTGGTATTGATGAGACTTTAGATAGTGATAAAATTGCTGAATAcgctattttatggttaGGTCACAAACtgaatcaaaaaaaagaaaatgaaactaCCACATTAAacgatttttatactaaACATGTAGAAACAAATAGTCATTATAATCAGAAAATGATTACTAATAGTAGTAATAAGATTAAAAAGAatgatatagaaaaaaaaataaaatcgatgAATATTGGTATTAAAGATAtgtctaatttttatgaagtatttaaattattatgtaagaTGGATGGTGAACTTgatccaaaaaaaaaaccccAATGCAATAAATGTTTAGAAAGTGCTAgagaattttttgaaaaatgtgaaaaagttaaaaatgcttttgatattaataaaggaaGTTCTTATTTACAACTATTGTCtattttatcaaatgattataaaaaatttaaagagAAATATAAACAGGCTGTATGTAGTAATGTCGAATTCCTTGAAACTTGTTCACGAAGTTCAGTGACAGAAAGTCCAGTGACAAAATGTCCAGTGGCAGAATGTCAAGTGACAGAATGTCCAGTGACAGAATGTCCAGTGACAGAAACTCCACTGacaaaaaatacactaattacaattgcaattatatttgttgcagcatcaattttattgggagtttcttataag tattcgttatttggatttcggaaacgatctcaaaaacaacatttaagagaaaaactaaaaaaataa